The Opitutales bacterium region ACGCCAAGGCCACCGCTGCCTCATCCAGATATGTCTGCATGGAATGGTTGCTGGCGAGGCCGCCCGTGTCTTCTGAGAAGCTGAGCCGATCGCACACATGGGCATACCCCATTTCTTCAAAAGGTGCTTTGGGAACCGGGTCTTCGGTATTTTCTACACGATAGAAAGGGAGATCGAGCGACTGGAATTTTTGGGCGAAGGACTCAGAGCCGACTCTTGGGCATCCAAAGACCAAGCCGCTGAGGGGAATGGCAAGGTTTTGGTAGGTGGAACTCGTGGCCATGGCAGCAAATGCCAGTGTGGCATAGGCCCCTCCGAGGCTGTGGCCTGTGATGACTATATCCTTAACGGGCAGGGATTGATTGCGATCCAGAAAGCATCGAACAAGGCTTCCTGCATCTCTTCGAAACAATCGGTAAAGCCGTAGTGCGTTTTGCCAAAATCGATCCCATTGGGACGGAAATCAACTTTGTGGACACGTAGATTTACATCCCATTCCGCACTGATGTTCGTTCCTCTAAACGCGATATAGAGCGTGCCAGTATTACTTAGGGAAACGAGTGCGACGGGTGCCTCTTCGTGGGCCCAACGGTAGCGTCGATGCCGGCCTCCGAGCTTGCGGCGGTAAACGAGGGTCTCTGACCAGATCAAAGAGCTGTGATCAACGATCGATTCCACAGGTTGATCGGCAAGCGTATCCCATTGAAAGGCACCTTCTGCGGGTCTGCCTTCCTCTTTCCATTCATCAACAGTCTTGTAGAGCTGTTGGATAAGTTTGCAGCTTGTGCGGTATGTTGAGTCCGAGGGTAACGTCATATCTGTTGTCTATGACTCATCTTGCTCACAGTTAAAGGACAAATTTTTCCACGCGGCCTAGTGAGAACTGAGGTGGTCCTTAATTCTCATCCTGCCAGCAATACTAGGCGACGTGATGTTTTGTCGGGTGATCGCGAGAGCGATTGCCATGGGGCGTGCCGAAGCTTGAGACAAGTAATCTGAGCTCAAGTTAGTCCTCCGCAGATCTGGTTACATCTCATGCAGATCTTTATTACCCTCAGTCAAAATAGCGAAATGCACCACGTAGCAGATAAAGTGTGTCGTAGTATTCCTCTCTGTAGGCCTCGTATTCAGCTTGGTTTCGACCTCGCATCAGTTCATTCCATCGCTGGCCATCTTGCTCAAACTGTATGCGCTCAAGCTCTCGCTTTTTTGCCTCTGCTCTCGCCTCAAGGCTAATGCCAAAAAAAGGAAGGGTGTAGCGGTTTAAAATTAGATCGGCAGTTTCAATGTGTTCTTTGATCAGCCGTTTGGCGCGTGCCTCTCCACTTAGCGTGAGGTAAGGGTCGGCCAGCACACGCTTCACGGAGTCCATAGGCTCGTCGGTCACGACGAACTCTTTCAGAACGGGTATGTCATCTCCAACCAAATGACGGTCCTCTTGACTCAATGTTCTGCCTTTTGACTTGTCCTTATGGTCTATGCTAGCCTTTTCCTGGTTATCGGTAGAGGCTGCTGAGGTTCCCCAAATAACCAGGCTGATGAAAGGAACGATTTGTCTGATCTTTGGCATCTTTCTCTCAGATTATCAGTGGGTCGCTTTGTTCAAATTGTCGGCGAAAAATGGATTCCAAAGTCTTTCGTGAGCAATATCCGTAAGAGGACCGTGGCCGGGCGCCACGATGGTGTCATCCGGAAGGGTAAAGAGCTGAGCCCGGTTGGTGTCTAACGCCTCTTGGTATGACACGATACCACCGCCCATTGAGCAGGCGAAAAGGGCGTCACCGACGACTGCGATGGGCGTTTCCAACCCACTTATGATGAAGCTGGTTCCATCGTTGGCGTGGCCAGTAGTTTTCCTGGTTTCGATGCCAAGTGTGCCGATCTGGAATCGATCCCCGTAGGCGAAGCGCCTCGTTGCAGAAAAGCTGCTCTGCTCAGCTATGTTCGATTCAATATCGAACTGCTCACAGATTTCTGTGGCTCGTGCAACATGGTCCCGGTGACCATGAGTCAGGAACAGAGCACGAGGTTTGAGCTGATTTTTGCTGATACAGTCAAAGATGGGCTGTGCGTCGGTGCCCGTATCGAAAATTGCGGCGTTGCCGGCAGAGTCAGCGATGATCCATGCGTTCACTGTCATTTCTTCGCCGAAGGGAGTATTGATCATATAGAGGCCTTTGGGCGGAGAGATTCTCGGCACTTTTGGATCGAACGAGAGCGCCTCCAGCGCGCGCGTAGACAAGTTGATGTGTGGAGCGCAGGCGATGAGTGATTCTTTATCTTTATGGCCGCGCGTGAGAGCCCTTACTCTGTCTTCGTCTATTCCCGAAACTTTAGCCAGCATGGAGACCGTTATAGTCTTACCTATCATGGCTTTTTTCATGACGTCATCGTAATTATCTTCGAGAGGAATGATTGCTGTCATACACGCTGGTTTCCGGTGTAATAGGTCAATAGTTGGACTGAAATATAGAAAAGCCTTGAAAAAAAATCATTACACGATGTGCTCATAACCTTTCACCTAATTTCAGACCATGCCAAGAGAAGTCATCATTTTAGAGTGCACCGAAGCGCGTAAGGAAAACAAACCTGTTTCCCGTTACATGTCGTCGCGCAACCCGAAGACGCAGACCGAAAAAGTCGAGAAGAAGAAATACAATCCACATTTGAAGCGCCACACGATACACAAAGAGATCAAGAAGAAATAGGTGTTCTTTTTCGAAGACTTTGATCTGAGAGCATCCCAAGCAATTGGGGTGCTTTTTTATTTTCCAAGGAGGAAATTGCCCGAAGTCTTGCGGCGGTTTGCCTTCCACTCGTTACGATGATTGCGGATCCAGTCAAGCAGAGCCTGGTCAAAGCCGATATCGCAGCCTGCCTTTTCTGATTCGATCCACTTATGTTTGAGAATCTCTTCACGTTCTGCGAGGAATTCTTGGTAGAGTGTGGATTTTGCGGCAAAGCCTGAGCTTTTGGATTTCGACTGGGAGGAGGGTTTGGCGCTCATTTATTTTATAGGGAGATTATTTATTCCGCATCGCGCTGGCAAATGCTTGATCTGGCGAGGCATGGTATAGCTGTTGGATGATTTGCCCAGCTATGCTGCGAAAGGCGAATGCGGAAAGGCTTTCAGGTTCGGAGATACAGATCGGGATGCCGCGATCACCGCCGGCGCGCAAATCTGGATCGAGAGGAATCTGGCCTAAGAAATCGCAGTCGAGGTTGGCCGCAGTGTGGGCTCCACCGCCTTGGCCGAAAATATACTGTTTTTTTCCGGTCTCAGTATCTTCCAGATAACTCATATTTTCCACAGCTCCAAGAAAGGGCACATTAAGTTCGGGGAACATCATCGCTCCACGTAAGGCCACATTGACTGCGGCAGCTTGTGGGGTGGTCACGACGACGACGCCATCGAGCGCCAGATTTTGGCATAGGGACAGGTGAGCATCCCCGGTTCCGGGAGGCAGATCTACAAAAAGGACTTCTAAATCACCCCAGGCGACGTTGCGAATGAACTGCGAGATGGCTTGATGAATTCTTGGACCGCGCCAGACAACCGGCGCTCCTTCTCCGAGGAAATAACCCATACTCATGCAGCTGACGCCAAAATTCTCTGGAGGAATTAAGTAATCTTCTTCGAGCTCAGGCTCGGTGCCGATTCCGAGCATAAGCGGGATCGAGGGGCCATAGATGTCGCAGTCCATTATCCCGACCGCGCTGGGCCGACCTTGTTCGGCAAAGATCTGCGATGCAGCTATGGCAACGTTGGTTGTGAGTGTACTTTTGCCAACACCTCCCTTGCCACTGGCAATGGCGACGACGTGGCGCACTCCCTCGATGCGAGAGGGTTCTGCAGCTTGTTCGCCTGGAGTTGGTGGTGCTTTGACTGCTATCTCGAGCTGGACTTTGCGAATGCCTCCTAGCGATGATAATGCATAGTCGACATCTTGGTGGAGTGTTTCCGCGATCTTTGGGTCTTTTGACGTCAACTCTAGAGTGACCTGAGCCACTCCGTCATGGACTTCAGCGTGACGAATCAGGCCGAATGAGACGATATCTCGGCTGAAACCGGGATACTTTACCGATTTAAGCGCTTCTGTGATGCGGTTGTCCAAGTTTGTGACAAATTTGAAAAATAGAGGATGAGTTTTATCGAACGTCGAACAAGCCAATTCGCTCTATTTATATCCTAACCAACCTGCGATGAATCTCAATTATTGCGTTATTTTTTCTGAGCAGACGGTAACTTTTGCCCAGTGTCTCGATTTACTCCACATATCCTCTCATTTATGAAATCTTTTAGACTTTTAGCGATCGCAGCGTCATGCTTCGGATCTTCTCTTTGGCCCGTTCTCGTCTTTTCGCAGGAACGGATTGATGAGATATCACGCCAGGGTCATCAGGCGGTCAGTGTTACTGTTGATGCGGCGGACCCACAGCTCATGCGCCTCGCTCGGCGGGGTTTTGCGATGCATGGTGGTTTTGAACTAGTCACAGCACAGGATGCTGCTTGGGTTGCTCGCTTTGAGAAGACAGCAACCGGAATTAACTATCGTGTAGAGGCTAAAGGAGGGGATGCAGTCATCGCTCAGGGTTCAGTCCACGGACAGGTTTTGGAAGCTATGCTAGCGGCTTTGGACGGAATTGTTTTGCAAGTCACAAAACGACCAGGATTTTTTCAAGGAAGGCTCGTGTTTGTGGCAGAGCCGTCCGGGAATACTGAACTCTACACCTCTGATATTCTCTTTGAAGCAGTCACTCCGTTGAGCAATTTCGGGGCACAAGTTGTGAGTCCGCGCTGGAGTCCAGATGGTAGATATCTCGTTTTCACAAGCTATGCAGCGACAGGTTATCCTGACATCGTGCGCTTAGACATAGGAGAGGGCATGCTCAACACCATCGCAAATTATCGAGGTGTGAATCTAGGAGCGCGCTTCTCACCCGACGGCAATCGCCTCGCTTTCGTCTCATCGAGCTCTGGTACGCCCGAGATTTACATCTCTCGGCCTGATGGGTCGCAGGCTCAGCGTTTTACCTGGACCAAAGGTTTGGCGGCGACGCCGACGTGGAGTCCTGATGGAAGCCAACTGATCTTTACTTCCGATGACTGGGGTGGGCCGCAGATCATATTACTTGATCTGGCCCAGAAGCGAAACACCCGCATTCGCACGGGAATGGGTGGCTATAATGCCGAGGCCGCTTGGAATCCTCTAGATCGGGACCAAATCGCCTTTACCGCCCAACGCAACGGCCAGTTTCAGATTGCGCTCTATCAATTCTCAACGGGCAAATCAGTTCAGCTGACGAGTCAAATTGGAGATAGCGTTGAACCTGTTTGGCTCAGCGATGGTCGCCACCTGATAGTCACCTACCGCGAAGGTGCGACCAAACGTCTCCGTATCTTAGACTCTGAGACTGGCAAAACGAATGACCCGCACACACTTCAGCTGGTGGGGGCCTGCCAGGCAGATTTTGTGGGGAAGTTCTGATTCTAAGTTCCATGCTGAGGGGGGGGCTGGGATAAGCTATTGGGCTTTTCTTGAGGTGATGGATGCTGAGGGGCGATGCCTTTGCCCGTGTAGCTGCGTCAACGTATTCGCTATTTCACTCAAGGTGCTGTGATCGGATCGTCCCATTTTGTGGAGAAGCATACCCAAGATTGGACGGAGCGTATCGGTGATCGTCGGAAGCGATTACCTAAGCCAATTGAGGGCGCGGCGCTGTGTGGGTTATCTAGTTTTAGACGCTAGCGTAAACAGTAGAGTGGTGTGGTGAGTCTCTTAGTGTTTCACAATAGTCATTGTGAGTGCAGCGAAAAAAGCCGAGCTGGAGCTCGGCGTTCCCAGCGTAGTCGTTGAAGATAAGGAGCTCTGTCGCCTCGGCCCCGACAGAGTGGGGGACAACAAAGGCAATTGGGGAAATGTCCCCGTAGTTACCGTTGCACCCTCTCTGGGGCGCTACTCGAAAAATTTCTTAGCTTTTTCGAAGAAGCCTTCCTCGACTGGATGTGCGGCGTCGCCGCAGGCTTCGGCGAAGTCTTCGAGTGCTTTGCGTTGGTCTTTATTCAGCTTTTTGGGCACCTCGATTTTGACCTTGATGAGTAGGTCGCCTTTCGGGCCGCCACGCAGGCTTGGCATGCCCTGGTTGCGTAGGCGGAAGGTTGTGCCGGATTGTGTGCCTTCGGGAATTTTGAGGTTCCCTTTGCCGCTTAATGTGGGCACGTCGATGGTGCCGCCGAGGGCTGCGATCGTAAATTTAATGGGGATCTCGGTGTAGAGATCGTCGCCGCTTCGCTCGAAGATATCGTGCTCGGCGACGTGAACGATGATGTAGAGATCGCCTGAAGGACCACCGCGTGGACCGGCTTCACCTTTTCCCGATGAGCGCAGCCGTGAACCAGTTTCGACGCCGGCGGGGATACGGACCTTTACGGTGCTGGTGTCTTGAATGCGGCCGTCGCCGCGGCATGTGCGGCACGGGTTATCGATGACTTGACCGGTGCCCTGACAGCGTGGACAGCTCTGGCGAAATTGAATAAAGCCGCGTGAGGAAGTGATATATCCGGACCCGCCACAATCGGGGCAGGTCGTGGGTTTAGCGCCTGCTTCGGCGCCCGAGCCTCCGCAATCCGCACAGGTGACATTGCGGCGATAGCGGATCTCTTTTTCGGTGCCCGCAGCCGCGTCTTCAAGTGATATTTCGACGTCATAGCGCAGATCGGCTCCACTTTCGACAGCCGAACCTCCGCCGCCCCCGCCACCTCCGAAGAATTCATCGAAGATGCCGCCACCTCCACCGCCGCCGCCACCGCCACCGAAGACTTCGCGGAATATGTCGAATGGGTCGTGGCCGGCGGAACTGCGCCCACCGCCGCCACCGCCTTGCTGAAAAGCGGCATGACCAAAGCGATCATAAGCAGCCCGTTTTTCCGGGTCTTTGAGGATGTCGTAGGCCTCTGAGATCTGTTTGAATTTCTCCTCAGCCTCGGCGTTGCCAGGGTTTTTGTCTGGGTGATATTTTACCGCGAGTTTGCGGTAGGCACGTTTCATCTCCTCAGGTGAAGCATCTTTGCTCACGCCAAGGAGGTCATAATAGTCTTCTTTTGCCATCCGGTATCTAGGTGATGGAGAGTGGAATTCTTATGATTCTGCGTCGGCTTTTCCGCTGGAGACAATGACTGTCGCGGGGCGAAGGAGACGTTCGTTGAGTGTATAGCCGGCGCGCAAGGTCTGGATGACGACACCCTCGTCATGCTCGTCGGAGGGTTGATTAGAGGTAGCCTCGTGGAGATTTGGATCGAACGCGCCGCCGGTAGGATCGATTTCAGTCAGGCCCTTATCACCCAGGATCTGTTTGATCTGGTTAATTACCATCTCGAAACCGTAGGCGACATTCTTTGCCTCGGTGCTGTCGTATTGCGTGGCACCTTGTAGCCCGAGCTTCATGTTGTCGATGGCAGGGAGCAGGTCTTCGATCAGGTCGCCGATGGCATATTTGCGCAGATCGTCCTTTTCGCGAGCCATGCGCTTGCGATAGTTTTCTTGCTCGGCAGCGGTGCGTAGGAGGCGATCCTGAAGCTCGGCAGCACGTGCTTCTGCTTGGTTTAGGCGACTGACGAGTTCGTTCTCGTCCGAGACATAGCTTTCTTCGGCATTTGCCTCAACCTCTGGGGTCTCAACAGATTCAGCAGCGGTTTCTTCGTCGACGTCGGGATTCTTTGTCTCTTCAGATGTCTCTGTTTTATCAGACATGGTTATAAATCTTCAAGGATTGGGAAAAAATCAAACGATTCAAGATGACGATTTTCGTTCGAGTTTCAAGACGAAGCTGCGGTGGTGCGCTTAAATTAGCGGTTTGGCAATGAGACGGGGGTTTTTTACACAATCTCAAATTGGCCCAGCTTAGATGAATCGATCGGTAATGAGCACGATACTCGGTTCTGTCGCAGCTAGATTGAAAGTCTGGCCATAGGGTAAGATTGTTGTCGAACTCGGCGCTGAGGTGAAGTCACCGGATTTGAGTGTGCCTGACACGACATGGAGGAGCATCGGTTCATTGCTTGTGTCGACAGGTAAGGACTCTCCTGCATTGAGTTCGAATTTACGGATGCGAAATTCTTTGGCTTCTGCGACTGTGAGTGATTGACCGGCGGTGCGGAGTGCCGAGGGCTCGAAGTCATTAAAATCGATAGACTTCAATGATTCTTCGATGTGCATGTCGCGTGGCTTGCCGTCCAGGCCGACGCGGCCCCAGTCGTATACGCGGTAGGTGGTGTCGGAATTTTGCTGGATTTCGAGGATGAGGTTTCCTCCGTCGATGGCGTGAATACGGCCGCTCTCAACAAGAATGGAATCTCCGGGCTGAACTGGAAAACGGTGCACACAGTCTTCGAGCGTGTTGTCTTTGAGCGCAGCCTCAAATTGTTCTCGCGTGGCACCGTTCTTTAGGCCGACCACGAGATGGGAATCGGGATCACATTGAGCGATGAACCAATTTTCGGTCTTGGGTTCGCCTTTGAGTTCGTCGGCGACAGAGCCTGGGGGGTGGACTTGAAGGCTGAGTCGCTCTTTGCAGTCTAACCACTTGACCAAGATGGGAAATGGGCGGCTGGTATCGTAGTCAGGCCCCATGATTTCGGAGCCATGTTGTTCGATAAGAAGGCGGATGGTTTTACCTGCATGAGGCCCATCGACGACAACCGACTGGGCTTCGGGGCGATCGACACATTCCCAGCTTTCACCGATTACTTTGCCCTTTGGCAGATCGCGGCCGAGTTTTTCGTGGAGCCCACGTCCGCCCCAGACGCGTTCCTGATAGATAGGTTTGAGTGAGATAGGTCCAGCCATTCGATTGAACATTGAAGCACATCAGACGTGGTCAAGGGTGGAGTGGCGACTTTTGGAGCTAGTGATGATTTTGAGCCATATGATATTGGTTGAGCGCAAATACTCCTCGGTATTTTATTAGGTTGGCGTAAGAATTTAACGGCTTGGCAATTCTGCTTCATAATCGTGGCGAAACTGCACCCTCACTTCGCTGGTTTTAAATAATTTTTTGGATCGCAGGCGACCAACAAGCCGTGCGTCCGTTGATCTTTTCCCGTAGCAGGGGTGCGCCGCTTTTGGGGCATATGCCACCGTCTTTCCAGCGGTGATTGAACAACCATTCGTCAGGTGGGGTGCTCCAGTCTTGGGCGATAACGCGCATGCTATCGTGTGCGACTTCAACTATTTTGTTATATAATGCTCTAGCTTTAAAGCCGTTCAGAGATCCTGATCGCGAAGCTGGGTGGATTTTTGCGCGCCAAAGTATTTCATCGGCCATCCAATTGCCGACGCCCGGAAAGTAGGCCTGGTCCAAAAGAAGTGTTTTGATCGCGGTCTTGGGCCTGCGCTTTAAAGCGTTCTCAGTGATCTCCTCGGTAAAGTCCTTCGAATTCACCGCTGGGGGAAGAGCGGTCCAAAATGTCGGAGTGTCGACCGAGTCCAACCAAGTGATGCGTCCGAAGTGACGTGCGTCATTAAATGTGGCGATGCAGGGTTGTGTGTAGAGGACAAGTCTGTCGTGGGGCCGGGGCTGATAGGTGCTTGATTCCGAGGTCGGTTCAGTGCGGAGTTTTCCGGTCATTCCCAAATGGAGACGGAGCCAGCCCGCACCCTCGAACTCGAACAACATTTGTTTGCCATGTAGATGATAAGCTATGAATCGACGGCCCGTGAAAGTGTCCTTACTCAACGTTTTGTTTTCGCGCAGCACTCGAGACGTTTTGTCGATGTAGGCGGATTCGATCCGTTGTCCGATGACGGGGTCCCACTGGCGTGCGTAAAACGCTACTTCGGCGAGCTCAGGCACTGGTGTTCAGCAGTATAGGGATCGAGCTGCTTCCAGCCATGAGTGCTGAGCAGCGAATGCACGACCGTTTTCCCCGAGGCGGTTACGCAGTGCGGCTTGCTCGATGAGTTGGCGGAGGTTTTTTAATAAGGTGGC contains the following coding sequences:
- the dnaJ gene encoding molecular chaperone DnaJ is translated as MAKEDYYDLLGVSKDASPEEMKRAYRKLAVKYHPDKNPGNAEAEEKFKQISEAYDILKDPEKRAAYDRFGHAAFQQGGGGGGRSSAGHDPFDIFREVFGGGGGGGGGGGIFDEFFGGGGGGGGSAVESGADLRYDVEISLEDAAAGTEKEIRYRRNVTCADCGGSGAEAGAKPTTCPDCGGSGYITSSRGFIQFRQSCPRCQGTGQVIDNPCRTCRGDGRIQDTSTVKVRIPAGVETGSRLRSSGKGEAGPRGGPSGDLYIIVHVAEHDIFERSGDDLYTEIPIKFTIAALGGTIDVPTLSGKGNLKIPEGTQSGTTFRLRNQGMPSLRGGPKGDLLIKVKIEVPKKLNKDQRKALEDFAEACGDAAHPVEEGFFEKAKKFFE
- a CDS encoding PD40 domain-containing protein is translated as MKSFRLLAIAASCFGSSLWPVLVFSQERIDEISRQGHQAVSVTVDAADPQLMRLARRGFAMHGGFELVTAQDAAWVARFEKTATGINYRVEAKGGDAVIAQGSVHGQVLEAMLAALDGIVLQVTKRPGFFQGRLVFVAEPSGNTELYTSDILFEAVTPLSNFGAQVVSPRWSPDGRYLVFTSYAATGYPDIVRLDIGEGMLNTIANYRGVNLGARFSPDGNRLAFVSSSSGTPEIYISRPDGSQAQRFTWTKGLAATPTWSPDGSQLIFTSDDWGGPQIILLDLAQKRNTRIRTGMGGYNAEAAWNPLDRDQIAFTAQRNGQFQIALYQFSTGKSVQLTSQIGDSVEPVWLSDGRHLIVTYREGATKRLRILDSETGKTNDPHTLQLVGACQADFVGKF
- a CDS encoding Mrp/NBP35 family ATP-binding protein, yielding MDNRITEALKSVKYPGFSRDIVSFGLIRHAEVHDGVAQVTLELTSKDPKIAETLHQDVDYALSSLGGIRKVQLEIAVKAPPTPGEQAAEPSRIEGVRHVVAIASGKGGVGKSTLTTNVAIAASQIFAEQGRPSAVGIMDCDIYGPSIPLMLGIGTEPELEEDYLIPPENFGVSCMSMGYFLGEGAPVVWRGPRIHQAISQFIRNVAWGDLEVLFVDLPPGTGDAHLSLCQNLALDGVVVVTTPQAAAVNVALRGAMMFPELNVPFLGAVENMSYLEDTETGKKQYIFGQGGGAHTAANLDCDFLGQIPLDPDLRAGGDRGIPICISEPESLSAFAFRSIAGQIIQQLYHASPDQAFASAMRNK
- a CDS encoding class I mannose-6-phosphate isomerase, whose product is MAGPISLKPIYQERVWGGRGLHEKLGRDLPKGKVIGESWECVDRPEAQSVVVDGPHAGKTIRLLIEQHGSEIMGPDYDTSRPFPILVKWLDCKERLSLQVHPPGSVADELKGEPKTENWFIAQCDPDSHLVVGLKNGATREQFEAALKDNTLEDCVHRFPVQPGDSILVESGRIHAIDGGNLILEIQQNSDTTYRVYDWGRVGLDGKPRDMHIEESLKSIDFNDFEPSALRTAGQSLTVAEAKEFRIRKFELNAGESLPVDTSNEPMLLHVVSGTLKSGDFTSAPSSTTILPYGQTFNLAATEPSIVLITDRFI
- the rpmG gene encoding 50S ribosomal protein L33; the encoded protein is MPREVIILECTEARKENKPVSRYMSSRNPKTQTEKVEKKKYNPHLKRHTIHKEIKKK
- the grpE gene encoding nucleotide exchange factor GrpE; the encoded protein is MSDKTETSEETKNPDVDEETAAESVETPEVEANAEESYVSDENELVSRLNQAEARAAELQDRLLRTAAEQENYRKRMAREKDDLRKYAIGDLIEDLLPAIDNMKLGLQGATQYDSTEAKNVAYGFEMVINQIKQILGDKGLTEIDPTGGAFDPNLHEATSNQPSDEHDEGVVIQTLRAGYTLNERLLRPATVIVSSGKADAES
- a CDS encoding MBL fold metallo-hydrolase, with protein sequence MTAIIPLEDNYDDVMKKAMIGKTITVSMLAKVSGIDEDRVRALTRGHKDKESLIACAPHINLSTRALEALSFDPKVPRISPPKGLYMINTPFGEEMTVNAWIIADSAGNAAIFDTGTDAQPIFDCISKNQLKPRALFLTHGHRDHVARATEICEQFDIESNIAEQSSFSATRRFAYGDRFQIGTLGIETRKTTGHANDGTSFIISGLETPIAVVGDALFACSMGGGIVSYQEALDTNRAQLFTLPDDTIVAPGHGPLTDIAHERLWNPFFADNLNKATH
- a CDS encoding Fpg/Nei family DNA glycosylase produces the protein MPELAEVAFYARQWDPVIGQRIESAYIDKTSRVLRENKTLSKDTFTGRRFIAYHLHGKQMLFEFEGAGWLRLHLGMTGKLRTEPTSESSTYQPRPHDRLVLYTQPCIATFNDARHFGRITWLDSVDTPTFWTALPPAVNSKDFTEEITENALKRRPKTAIKTLLLDQAYFPGVGNWMADEILWRAKIHPASRSGSLNGFKARALYNKIVEVAHDSMRVIAQDWSTPPDEWLFNHRWKDGGICPKSGAPLLREKINGRTACWSPAIQKII
- a CDS encoding lipase family protein, with protein sequence MFRRDAGSLVRCFLDRNQSLPVKDIVITGHSLGGAYATLAFAAMATSSTYQNLAIPLSGLVFGCPRVGSESFAQKFQSLDLPFYRVENTEDPVPKAPFEEMGYAHVCDRLSFSEDTGGLASNHSMQTYLDEAAVALA